A genomic segment from Capra hircus breed San Clemente chromosome 15, ASM170441v1, whole genome shotgun sequence encodes:
- the SLC43A3 gene encoding solute carrier family 43 member 3: MQGRGLPFRVATLLTGLLECLGFAGVLFGWTSLVFVFKKQHYFEELCEPDAGSLGNATGLDDCRAQDEQFSLIFTLASFMNNFMTFPMGYIFDRFKTTVARLIAIFLYTSATLTIAFTSTDTAVLLFLAMPMLAVGGILFLITNLQIGNLFGKHRSTIITMYNGAFDSSSAVFLIIKLLYDRASIKASFIFISVCSAWHVGRTLLLMPRGHIPYPLPADYRYGLCSEDSPQEEDKKAVGSKKLELQSEEFLSPKKETPGQQQAPSSFWSHAFSQRFAWHVVWLSVIQLWHYLFIGTLNSLLNNLASKDSALVSTYTNAFAVTQFFGVLCAPWNGLLMDRLKHKYQEEAKKTGAPAEAAALRSAVPSLALTSLLCLGFAVCASVPVLPLQYATFILQVVSRSFLYGCNAAFLTLAFPSEHFGKLFGLVMALSAVVSLLQFPLFTLIKGPLQDDPLYVNLMLVLLTLLTFIHPFRVDRECQRKASPGEVT; the protein is encoded by the exons ATGCAGGGCCGTGGCCTGCCCTTCCGTGTGGCCACGCTGCTGACAGGGCTCCTGGAGTGCCTCGGCTTCGCGGGCGTCCTCTTTGGCTGGACGTCTCTGGTGTTTGTCTTCAAAAAGCAGCATTACTTCGAGGAGCTTTGCGAACCGGATGCCGGGTCACTGGGCAATGCCACCGGGCTGGATG ATTGCAGGGCCCAGGACGAGCAGTTCTCACTCATCTTCACCCTGGCCTCCTTCATGAACAACTTCATGACCTTCCCCATGGGTTACATCTTCGACCGTTTCAAGACCACCGTGGCCCGCCTCATCGCCAT ATTTCTCTACACCAGCGCCACGCTTACCATAGCCTTCACCTCTACAG ACACAGCCGTGCTGCTCTTCCTGGCCATGCCCATGCTCGCCGTGGGGGGCATCCTGTTCCTGATCACCAACCTGCAG ATCGGGAACCTGTTTGGCAAACACCGCTCGACCATCATCACCATGTACAACGGAGCGTTTGACTCCTCCTCGGCGGTCTTCCTCATCATCAAG CTCCTTTATGACAGGGCGTCAATCAAGGCTTCCTTCATCTTCATCTCTGTCTGCAGTGCCTGGCATGTCGGGCGCACTCTCTTGCTGATGCCCCGGGGGCACATCCCCTACCCGCTGCCTGCTGACTACCGCTATGG TCTCTGCTCCGAGGACAGCCCCCAAGAGGAAGACAAGAAGGCAGTTGGGTCCAAAAAGCTGGAGCTGCAGTCAGAGGAGTTCCTTTCCCCCAAGAAAG AGACCCCGGGACAGCAGCAGGCACCCAGCTCCTTCTGGAGCCACGCCTTTTCTCAGCGCTTTGCCTGGCATGTGGTTTGGCTGTCCGTGATACAGCTGTGGCATTACCTCTTCATCGGCACCCTCAACTCCCTACTGAACAACTTGGCCAGCAAGGACAGCGCGCTGG TCAGCACCTACACAAACGCCTTTGCCGTGACTCAGTTCTTCGGAGTGCTCTGCGCGCCCTGGAACGGCCTGCTCATGGACCGGCTCAAACACAAGTACCAGGAGGAAGCGAAAAAGACAG GGGCCCCGGCCGAGGCCGCTGCCCTGCGCTCGGCGGTGCCTTCGCTGGCCCTGACGTCCCTGCTGTGCCTGGGCTTTGCCGTCTGCGCCTCTGTTCCGGTGCTCCCCCTGCAGTACGCCACCTTCATCCTGCAAGTGGTCAGCCGCTCTTTCCTGTACGGCTGCAACGCGGCCTTCCTCACGCTTGC GTTCCCCTCGGAGCACTTCGGGAAGCTGTTTGGACTCGTGATGGCCCTGTCGGCTGTTGTGTCTCTGCTGCAGTTTCCcctcttcaccctcatcaagggcCCCCTCCAGGACGACCCCCTATAC GTGAACTTGATGTTGGTGCTGCTGACTCTGCTGACGTTCATCCACCCCTTCCGAGTGGACCGGGAGTGCCAGCGGAAGGCAAGCCCCGGTGAGGTCACCTAG